Below is a genomic region from Paraburkholderia sp. BL23I1N1.
GTTAGGCGGCCGGGGTTTTTTCTTGTGCGCCCAGCATGGGCGCACTCCAGTGGGTGCAAGTCCCACCGCAAGTTGATCATAGCGAGCGAAGCGAAACGCAACTGCATGAGGGCGACAGAGTGTGGGGAGGAAGCGTGGAGCGAAACTGCGAGCCGATGGACAAGAACCCGATATGAGGCGTTGCCGATCAGGGCGAGCGGGCAAGTGACTGCAAAGCGCTTGTGATCAAGGAGCGGTGACGTAAATCCGGCGGTTATGCAGCGAAGGAGTGCGTTCTTACCTGGGGAGATCTCGCCTCGAGCCTGAAAGGGTAACGGTGTCGAGCCGGAGCGAGAAGTCAGCAGAGGCCGAAGTGTGCGCTGGGCAGCGCGTTGTTCCGGAGGGTTGAAGTCCCTCTGGCGCTCGGATGAGGGGCGCCATATCCGAAAGCGGGGGTAATGCCTTGCTGGCCGGAGAGAGGTGGGAAGGTATGGAGACGTCTAACCGGGCACGAAGGCGAAAGCCGGAAACGGACAAGGCGGACCTGAAGCCATCATCTCGCAGTACTCCGGAGGGCAGGGTGTCCGCCGCGAGGCGGAATCCGAAGGGCATGAGGAGAAGTACCGGGCCGTAGTCGATGGGGGCTGCCCCGATGACGAACCGGTCGGCCAAAGGTGGGGTAAGGTCGAGCCTGCACTATGGAGGCGAAGGCGTTCTCATTCACCCACCGCACCAAGGTGTTTGCGGACGGCACGGTACGGAAGAACAGCGTGTGACCCCAGGAGAACTGGCACAGTCCGCGGGTGGCACCGCGGGAAGTGAGCCTATAAGCGAGGAGCGAAGTGGCGAGCGGTGCTGTGTCAGTAGTCGGACGGCTGAGTAGTACCTGAAGCGTGGCTAAAACCACGTGACCGAGCGATCGGCGACAGAAGTGGGTCGGGGAAGGCAGCCGGCGAAGATGATTGGGAAGAACCCGGACGGCAGTGAGTAAGGACACGGAGGAGGATCAGTTCCATGAGCGAAATACCCGTACATCCGCGCCCGAGGAGACTGTCTGACTGGATCAACCCGATGGAAGCAAGGAAGGTCCACTCATTAATTGACAAGGTTTATCAACGGAAGAATCTGGAAGTCGCCTGGGAGCGAGTCCGGGCCAACCGGGGTAGTGGCGGTGTCGATGGAATCAGCGTGGCAGACTTTGCCGAACAGGCGGACCAGCATCTGGACCGTCTGCAGGCAGAACTGCGTGCGCGGACCTATCAGCCGCAACCGGTCCGGCGGGTCTCGATCCCGAAAGTCGGCAAACCGGGGGAGTTCCGCAATCTCGGCATACCGTCGATTTACGATCGCGTATGTCAGCAGGCGCTGCTCAACCGTCTGGAGCCGATCTTCGAGCCGGTATTCGACGAGGCCAACTTCGGGTATCGGCGAGGGCGATCGACACACGACGCTTTGCGCAAGATCTGGAGGGAGATCGAGGGCGGCAGGGAATGGATTGTTGATGCTGATCTGAAGGACTTCTTTGGATCAGTTGACCATGACAAACTTCTGTCGCTCATTGCCCAGCGCATCGCTGACGGTCGGGTACTAAGCCTGATCAAGGCGATGCTTAAAGCCGGTAGTTTCGGCAAGGGTCGTCTCTTTCCGAGCGAGCGTGGAACGCCGCAAGGTGGGGTAGCTTCACCGCTGCTCAGCAATATCCTCCTGACGCCGTTTGATCGGGAGATGCGGCTTAAGGGCTACCAGCTTACCCGTTACGCGGATGACTGGGTGATCACCTGTTCATCCCAGGCAGAAGCGCGCGCAGCCATCGCGGCGGCGACGAAGATTCTGAGCGCACTGGGTGTGCAACTCCATCCGCAGAAGACGCGGATCGTGCATGTCCGGTTTGGATTCGAGTTTCTCGGCTACAAGATCAAGCGTGGGCGGCAGTTATCGCTGCCCACGGCCAAAATCCGCAGTGGCGCCCGATCGGGTGCGCTGTACGCGTACCCCCGGGAGAAATCGGTCCAGCGTTTCATGGATCAGGTGCGTCGTCTTACAAAGAGATGTGTGCCGCTTCGAACGCGGGAGCTGATTGGACGGCTCAATCCCATCCTGCGGGGCTGGGGGCACTACTACAAGCGCTCCCACGTCCGGCGAATCTTCAACCGGCTCAACCGATGGATCGTGCGGCGTATCTGGTCGCATCGATTCAAGCGCTGGCGCAATATGGGCTGGAAGGTCTTGCCCGAGGCGCGGCTCTATGGCGAGTTCGGGTTGGTCAACCTTGTGCAACTGATACCTTCAATTGCGTCCCAGCATGCTGCATCTTCGTGAAAGCTGCATGCCGGAAAACGGCACGTGCAGTTTGAGCGGCGGACGGAGGCCAGCGCGTCAGCGCGCCTCCTCCGACCCAACAGTCACAGGATAGGCCGGTGAGGCTAAGGCTGGCGACGAAGGGCCTGTTCAACGTTATGTCGATGCGGCAGGCAAGGCGTGGCACCACTATCTACCGGGAACGGCGTGCGCTGGGTGCATCGGATGACGTTGCGCGACAGGTGGCGGCCAACAGTCGCCACTGGTGGCGCAATAACGACCGGGAAATCAAGCGCGTGCTCACACGATTGCGTACTTCAACCGGCTCGGCGCGCCCAGCCTCTCATAACCTCAACTTTCTGAACCGCCCGGTGCGGACCCGCTCGCCGGTGATGTGGCAGGGGGGCAGTCATATATGTCTGCCCCCTATGCCGATTGACAGCGTCCAAACCCCATGCATGCCAACTGCAAATTCCCGACGTCCCCGATCAAATATCCGATCCTCGTTCGGGAAATTTCGCATCCTCGCTTCGGACCGATATTGAGGCGTTCGCCGCGTAGTGTCGGGTACTTTAAGCCCGTCGCAAAATCGCGCCTGCTGGACAACGAGGCGCGCCCCCACTTGACTCCTCAATCCAAGTACCTTGCCTTCGAGTGACAAAACGATGACTCATAAAGAACCCGTTGCCAATGTGTATGTCGCCACCCCCAGTTATGGCGCGGTCGTGACGACCGACTACGCGCTGGGACTTCTCGACCTCTACGACGAGGCGGCTCAACAAGGCTTCGGCTTGCGCGTCAACTTCAACAGCTTCGACAGTCTGATCACTCGCGCGCGCAACACCATGGTGGCGGAATTTCTCGCCGATGCCCGCTTCACGCATCTGATGTGGATCGATGGTGATATCGGCTTCAAAGGCGCGGATGTGGTTCGCCTATTGCACTCCGATCGGCCGGTGGCGGCCGGCGTCTATCCGCTGACGAACGATGGGTGGCCCGCCGCCGGTCTGGAGCAGGCCCTCCCGGCCGGTTCGACGAAGGCCGATTTTCGCGCCCGCCACGCCATGTATCCCGCCATAGTGCGCGGAGAGGGTCTGGAAACCGACGCTGACGGCTTTCTCGACGTTCTCTATGCGCCCACCGGCTTCATGCTGATCAAGCGAGAAGTCTTTCTCGCGCTGATACAACGGTTTCCTGAGCTTCATTGCCGTTCGAGGCTCGCGGGTCGTCCGGAACTGGATACGGGTGAGCCGGCGGCATTCCTCTACACGTTCTTCGACACCATGATCGATCCGGAATCGCGGCTGTATCTGTCCGAGGACTATGCGTTTTGCCGCCTCATCTCCAGCATCGGTATCACGCCAGCGGTCGATGCGCGGTCGAATCTGCGCCACCAGGGCATTGCGGTGTACGAGGGCGATCTCGCTCGCAGTCTGGCGCTACAACGTACGATGGCGGGTCGTCATGCGTCCGCCAACGGGTGACTATCGAAAGCTTTCGGAAAGAAAGGCGGGTGTCCAGTATTTGAGACATTCGCTTTGTCGACGTTTCAGACCACGGTAGCCGCAGTGGCACTCCGCCTCAAATTAAGTGTTGCTGGTAAACGCGTTTGAATTTTGTTAACTTCGGCGAACCCATTGCGCCGGAGTCCAGATGAAGTGTGTTGTAGAGCTGAGCGAAGCCGAGGAAAAGACCTTGCAACAGATGTCGTTGAACCACCAGCATCGCGACATGCGCATCCGGGCCGCGGGCGTGATGATGCTCGGCCGCAAGATCAAACTGACTGAAGTGGCTGCGCAGCTCAGCGTGAGCGGGCAGTCGGTCTACAACTGGGCGCGCGCGTGGCGGGAATCCGGCATATGTGGGCTGCTGGTCGGTCATAAAGGCGGACGTCCCCGTTCGTTGTCTGAAGCCATGATCGCCACCGCCATCGAGGCGGCCAGCGCCGAATTGATGACGCTCAGACAGATTGCGCAGCGCGTTGAAGAAGCTCATGGTGTGCCGTTTCCCTGCCGCCTGGATACCTTGTCGACTGCGCTCAAACGAGCGGGGTTTTCCTACAAGCGTGGTCGCTATTCGCTCAAAAAAAGCGTAACCCCGAGGAGTTCGCCGTGAAGGCCTCCACCCTCGCGAAGCTACAGCAGGCCGCACTCGACGGTGCGTGCCAGCTGTTCTACTTTGATCAATCGGGGTTCAGTGCTTCGCCCCCGGTGCAGCGCGGCTGGTCGCCCATCGGCGAACCGCATCGTGTGTTCCCGCAACCGCACTGCAAACGCTCCGTCCTTGGTGCACTGGATTTCGGCGCCAACCTGCTGACGTATCACACCAGCAAGACCACGATCAAACGCCCCGATGTCGTGCAATTCCTTGAGCAGATCGCGCGGAAAAGCACGCCCGGTCTGACGACCGTAGTGGTGCTCGACAACGCCTCGATCCATCACAACATCGATCAGGAAACAATCGACCGATGGTTTCTCGAACATCGCATGGTGCTGTTCTATCTGCCGCCCTACAGCCCCGAACTGAATCTCATCGAAATCCTCTGGAAGCACGCCAAGTATCACTGGCGCGGCTTCGTCACCTGGACCAAGGAAACCATCGATGCCGAGGTCAAAAAACTGCTCGACGGATTCGGCTCAGATTTTCAAATCAGATTTTCGTGAACACTTAGAACGCGCTACCCAAAAAAAGAAACCCGGCACGAAGCCGGGTCTCAAAGGACGGGTAACGAACAGTTTCAGGCAGGTGCCTGGATGTTCGATGCCTGTTTGCCTTTCGGGCCTTGCACGACCTCGAAGGTTACTTTCTGACCTTCCTTGAGGGTCTTGAACCCATTCATCTGGATGGCCGAGAAGTGTGCAAACAGATCCTCACCACCTTCGTCAGGCGTGATGAATCCGAAACCTTTTGCGTCATTGAACCATTTGACCGTACCAGTTGCCATTCCAACTTCCCCTGTAACTCATGTCACTACCACGAGCCCTCGAAAAGCTCGACGACCGCGCGATGCAGCCGCTCCCTCCTCACAAGCTCACCATCGGCATTTTTTCGATTTATGGCTCAGTGAAAAAAGTGCCAGCTTGATTGTTGAGGCTCTTTATTCGAGTGTCAAGAAAATTTTGAGATGTCGTTGTCGCGTTGCAAACAGGCGTTTTCCAGGGTTTTTCCCGCTTTTGTTTTGTTATGTGCGGTTGCCCAAGCGTGCCGTCTTGAAAAGTCGCATAATCGACTCACATGCTGTTCTGCGGGTCGCACAACCTGCCAGCGCTGACCGGGCGAGTGCCTTCAACCAGTGCTGGCAGGTTGTGCGATACTCGATCCGACTGCAGCGCAGCACGACTGCGACGCTTTACAGGATAGGGGCCGGCTCCGCAATCGGCTCGTCGAATGACGCAACGCTTTGGGGGGCTTCGCCCACCATGCGGTAGCGAACGGGCTCACCGGCCGGTCGGCCGGGTTTTGACAGGATTGCGGGCCTGTCCTAGTTGTTTAGAATGGGTGTATGGCGATTATCCCGGACAAGCAGGACGGCACCGTACTGGAGCGGCAGGAAAAGAAGCTGAAGCCGCCTTCCATGTACAAGGTGGTGCTGCTGAATGACGACTTCACGCCAATGGAATTTGTCGTGATGATCGTGCAGGAATATTTCAATAAAGATCGCGAAACCGCAACACAGGTTATGTTGAAGGTGCATCGCGAGGGCAGGGGAGTTTGTGGGGTCTATACGCGGGACATCGCGTCGACCAAAGTCGAGCAAGTCGTTACCCACGCACGGCAGGCCGGGCATCCGCTGCAGTGTGTGATGGAGGAAGCATGATTGCCCAGGAACTGGAAGTCAGCCTGCACATGGCGTTCATGGAAGCACGCCAGGCAAGGCACGAGTTCATCACGGTCGAACATCTTTTGCTGGCACTGTTGGACAATCCAACGGCCGCGGAGGTGTTGCGTGCATGCGCGGCCAATATCGAGGATCTGCGCCAGAACCTGCGCAACTTCATTCATGACAACACGCCTACCGTGCCCGGCACGGACGACGTGGACACGCAACCCACGCTGGGTTTCCAGCGTGTGATCCAGCGCGCCATCATGCATGTGCAATCCACCTCGAATGGCAAGAAGGAAGTGACCGGCGCGAACGTGCTGGTGGCGATCTTCGGCGAAAAGGATTCGCATGCGGTGTACTACCTGCAACAGCAGGGCGTGACGCGTCTGGACGTGGTGAATTTCATCTCGCACGGCATCGCCAAGACCAGCAGCACGGACGCCGCGAAAGCGAGCGACGCGAATGCCGAGTCCGACGAAGCCGCCGCGCAGAAAGAAACGCCGCTCGCCCAGTTCACGCAGAACCTGAACCAGATGGCGAAAGACGGCCGCATCGATCCGCTGATCGGGCGCGAGTCGGAAGTCGAGCGTGTGGTGCAGGTGCTGTGCCGTCGCCGCAAGAACAATCCGCTACTGGTCGGTGAGGCCGGCGTCGGCAAGACAGCGATCGCCGAAGGGCTCGCCTGGCGCATTACGCGCGGCGAAGTGCCTGATATCCTGGCCGATGCGCAGGTGTATTCGCTCGACATGGGCGCGCTGCTCGCCGGTACCAAGTATCGCGGCGACTTTGAACAGCGCCTGAAGACGGTCCTCAAGGAATTGAAGGAACGTCCGCATGCGATCCTGTTCATCGACGAAATTCATACGCTGATCGGCGCGGGCGCTGCGTCGGGCGGCACGCTGGATGCATCGAATCTGCTGAAGCCGGCGTTGTCGTCGGGCACGCTCAAGTGCATCGGCGCGACCACGTTCACGGAATATCGCGGCATCTTCGAAAAAGACGCGGCTTTGTCGCGCCGTTTCCAGAAGGTCGACGTGACCGAGCCGACCGTCGAACAAACGGTGGCGATCCTGCGCGGCCTGAAGTCGCGTTTCGAAGAGCATCACGGCGTGAAGTATTCGTCGGGTGCGCTGTCGGCGGCGGCTGAGTTGTCGGCACGCTTCATCACCGATCGTCATCTGCCGGACAAGGCGATCGACGTGATCGACGAAGCCGGCGCGGCGCAACGCATCCTGCCGAAGTCGAAGCAGAAGAAGACCATCGGCAAGAACGAGATCGAAGAAATCATCTCGAAGATCGCGCGTGTCCCGCCGCAAAGCGTGTCGCAAGACGATCGCAGCAAACTGCAAACGCTGGATCGCGATCTGAAGAGCGTGGTGTTCGGGCAAGACCCGGCTATCGACGCACTCTCGGCCGCGATCAAGATGGCGCGCGCGGGCCTCGGCAAGCTGGACAAGCCGATCGGCGCGTTCCTGTTCTCCGGCCCGACCGGCGTCGGCAAGACGGAAGTGGCGAAGCAGCTGGCGTTCACGCTGGGGATCGAGTTGATCCGCTTCGACATGTCGGAATACATGGAGCGTCATGCGGTGAGCCGTTTGATTGGCGCGCCGCCGGGCTATGTCGGTTTCGACCAGGGCGGTCTGCTGACCGAAGCCGTCACGAAGAAGCCGCATTGCGTGCTGCTGCTCGACGAAATCGAGAAGGCGCATCCGGACATTTACAACGTGCTGCTGCAGGTGATGGACCACGGCACGCTGACGGACAACAACGGCCGCAAGGCGGACTTCCGCAACGTCATCATCATCATGACGACGAACGCGGGCGCCGAGGCAATGGGCAAGTCGGTGATCGGCTTCACGAATCGTCGGGAAACCGGCGACGAAATGGTCGACATCAAGCGCATGTTCACGCCGGAGTTCCGTAACCGTCTGGACGCGACGATCAGCTTCCGCTCGCTCGATGAAGAAATCATCATGCGCGTGGTCGACAAGTTCCTGATGCAACTGGAAGATCAGTTGCACGAGAAGAAGGTCGATGCGCTCTTCACCGACGCGCTGCGTGCTCACCTCGCGAAACACGGTTTCGATCCGTTGATGGGCGCAAGGCCGATGCAGCGTCTGATCCAGGACACGATCCGTCGTGCGCTGGCCGACGAGCTCCTGTTTGGCAAGCTGATGAACGGCGGCCGCGTGACGGTCGACGTGGATGCGGAAGACAAGGTGCAGTTGACCTTCGACGAACATCCGGCGCCGCGCAATCCGAATCCGGAAGCGGTTGAGGTCGAGTAAGTTTTAGTCGTACCTCTGAAAGCAGAACGGCGCGGGTTTAATCCGCGCCGTTCTGCTTTTTGCGTTGTACAAAGCGTTTGCTGGAAGCAAGCGCCGCTTCAACGCGTATCGATGTCTTAGTGCTTGCCCGTGCTGCCGAATCCACCCGCACCGCGCTCGCTGGTCTCGAAATCGTCGACGATATTGAACTCGGCCTGGACCACCGGCACGATCACCAGTTGCGCGAGGCGTTCCATTGGATTCAACACGAATGTGGTCTCGCCTCGGTTCCACGTCGAGATCATCAGTTGACCTTGGTAATCCGAGTCGATCAGGCCGACCAGGTTGCCCAGCACGATGCCATGCTTATGGCCCAAACCCGAACGCGGCAGAATCAACGCGGCATAACCCGGATCGGCGACGTGAATCGCCAGACCCGTCGGCACGAGCGCGGTTTCGCCGGGCTTCAGCGTCAACGGCTCGTCGAGGCAGGCGCGCAGGTCGAGGCCCGCGCTACCGGTGGTTGCATAGGCCGGGAGTTGGTCGCGCATGCGCGCATCGAGAATTTTCAGGTCGAGTTTCATGCAGGTCCGAAGGATTAAGGAGTGGAGGCCGGGCGTCCGAGTTGGAACGCGTCGGCGAGAAGTTCATAGGAACGCAGCCGGGCGCGGTAGCTGCCCGCTACGGTGAGCACGATCAGTTCGTCGGCCTGGAACTGCTCCTGCAAGGCATGAAGCCGCTCAGTGACGGTTTCCGGCGTGCCGATGATGCTGCGAGGCTTCTCG
It encodes:
- the ltrA gene encoding group II intron reverse transcriptase/maturase; translated protein: MSEIPVHPRPRRLSDWINPMEARKVHSLIDKVYQRKNLEVAWERVRANRGSGGVDGISVADFAEQADQHLDRLQAELRARTYQPQPVRRVSIPKVGKPGEFRNLGIPSIYDRVCQQALLNRLEPIFEPVFDEANFGYRRGRSTHDALRKIWREIEGGREWIVDADLKDFFGSVDHDKLLSLIAQRIADGRVLSLIKAMLKAGSFGKGRLFPSERGTPQGGVASPLLSNILLTPFDREMRLKGYQLTRYADDWVITCSSQAEARAAIAAATKILSALGVQLHPQKTRIVHVRFGFEFLGYKIKRGRQLSLPTAKIRSGARSGALYAYPREKSVQRFMDQVRRLTKRCVPLRTRELIGRLNPILRGWGHYYKRSHVRRIFNRLNRWIVRRIWSHRFKRWRNMGWKVLPEARLYGEFGLVNLVQLIPSIASQHAASS
- a CDS encoding helix-turn-helix domain-containing protein — its product is MKCVVELSEAEEKTLQQMSLNHQHRDMRIRAAGVMMLGRKIKLTEVAAQLSVSGQSVYNWARAWRESGICGLLVGHKGGRPRSLSEAMIATAIEAASAELMTLRQIAQRVEEAHGVPFPCRLDTLSTALKRAGFSYKRGRYSLKKSVTPRSSP
- a CDS encoding IS630 family transposase, coding for MKASTLAKLQQAALDGACQLFYFDQSGFSASPPVQRGWSPIGEPHRVFPQPHCKRSVLGALDFGANLLTYHTSKTTIKRPDVVQFLEQIARKSTPGLTTVVVLDNASIHHNIDQETIDRWFLEHRMVLFYLPPYSPELNLIEILWKHAKYHWRGFVTWTKETIDAEVKKLLDGFGSDFQIRFS
- a CDS encoding cold-shock protein codes for the protein MATGTVKWFNDAKGFGFITPDEGGEDLFAHFSAIQMNGFKTLKEGQKVTFEVVQGPKGKQASNIQAPA
- the clpS gene encoding ATP-dependent Clp protease adapter ClpS, producing the protein MAIIPDKQDGTVLERQEKKLKPPSMYKVVLLNDDFTPMEFVVMIVQEYFNKDRETATQVMLKVHREGRGVCGVYTRDIASTKVEQVVTHARQAGHPLQCVMEEA
- the clpA gene encoding ATP-dependent Clp protease ATP-binding subunit ClpA, producing MIAQELEVSLHMAFMEARQARHEFITVEHLLLALLDNPTAAEVLRACAANIEDLRQNLRNFIHDNTPTVPGTDDVDTQPTLGFQRVIQRAIMHVQSTSNGKKEVTGANVLVAIFGEKDSHAVYYLQQQGVTRLDVVNFISHGIAKTSSTDAAKASDANAESDEAAAQKETPLAQFTQNLNQMAKDGRIDPLIGRESEVERVVQVLCRRRKNNPLLVGEAGVGKTAIAEGLAWRITRGEVPDILADAQVYSLDMGALLAGTKYRGDFEQRLKTVLKELKERPHAILFIDEIHTLIGAGAASGGTLDASNLLKPALSSGTLKCIGATTFTEYRGIFEKDAALSRRFQKVDVTEPTVEQTVAILRGLKSRFEEHHGVKYSSGALSAAAELSARFITDRHLPDKAIDVIDEAGAAQRILPKSKQKKTIGKNEIEEIISKIARVPPQSVSQDDRSKLQTLDRDLKSVVFGQDPAIDALSAAIKMARAGLGKLDKPIGAFLFSGPTGVGKTEVAKQLAFTLGIELIRFDMSEYMERHAVSRLIGAPPGYVGFDQGGLLTEAVTKKPHCVLLLDEIEKAHPDIYNVLLQVMDHGTLTDNNGRKADFRNVIIIMTTNAGAEAMGKSVIGFTNRRETGDEMVDIKRMFTPEFRNRLDATISFRSLDEEIIMRVVDKFLMQLEDQLHEKKVDALFTDALRAHLAKHGFDPLMGARPMQRLIQDTIRRALADELLFGKLMNGGRVTVDVDAEDKVQLTFDEHPAPRNPNPEAVEVE
- the dut gene encoding dUTP diphosphatase; amino-acid sequence: MKLDLKILDARMRDQLPAYATTGSAGLDLRACLDEPLTLKPGETALVPTGLAIHVADPGYAALILPRSGLGHKHGIVLGNLVGLIDSDYQGQLMISTWNRGETTFVLNPMERLAQLVIVPVVQAEFNIVDDFETSERGAGGFGSTGKH